In Helianthus annuus cultivar XRQ/B chromosome 8, HanXRQr2.0-SUNRISE, whole genome shotgun sequence, a single genomic region encodes these proteins:
- the LOC118480934 gene encoding GATA zinc finger domain-containing protein 14-like: MGLPFVFERLILIGFTLVKVFINWAVVTTQDHLHHHFKTEAITTTKEHPHPNSNRQNPLPTNIDDHNVNSDRRGNHSRRNPANEDPFFNLDDLRNAIPDDEQYSVPDCQSLEHVSIHSEDSDDGGNYDERVEDDIWGDINADNIYNARGIENEEFGYQNGNYVGNEGYGYGYRRNDGYGNNRQPRNNNQKNRDNGYCNNNNSANRNWIPQFVKGGNQRGSQGGARGGDRRGNRRPVDQEVNGPRRRLQQVPRGVNDRFSSVVTENDSPIVPPPREFRSFECKPNYINILLTSTPLQLLTQPASPAINQNTTIAIARKPTTGGPTLLNPCLKKPPPPSSSSSSFSPPFENSNKSSSTTTTKVESPTPPPSAVEDSLSKTGVLVTTQDHLHHHFKTEAITTTKEHPHPNSNRQNLLPTNIDDHNVNSDRGGNHSRRNPANEDPFFNLDDLRNAIPDDEQYSVPDCQSLEHVSIHSEDSDDGGNYDERVEDDIWGDINADNIYNARGIENEEFGYQNGNYVGNEGYGYGYRRNDGYGNNRQPRNNNQKNRDNGYCNNNNSANRNWIPQFVKGGNQRGSQGGDRGGDRRGNRRPVDQEVNGPRRRLQQVPRGVNDRFSSVVTENDSPIVPPPREFSNGTLLNNHEEDDWDFLERMSKNSKAVALADRAKQHLTSRSWPDRDANSKDRIETLERELVRMKKKEVGAVQYTVCEECGDIGHRTENCQAIADVNQVYGDRRQYDVNSNTYHPGFWNHPNFRYGNASNQMNTNFQSGNQGGFSHQNRQIGNQGHQSRDNYQRGYNQDGNG, from the exons ATGGGGTTACCCTTTGTTTTTGAGCGGCTAATTCTTATAGGTTTCACCTTGGTGAAGGTGTTT ATCAACTGGGCGGTGGTAACAACTCAAGACCACCTACACCACCATTTCAAAACCGAGGCcataacaacaaccaaagaacACCCACATCCAAATTCCAACCGACAAAACCCTTTACCCACCAACATCGATGACCATAATGTCAACTCCGACCGTAGAGGTAACCATAGTCGCCGCAATCCCGCGAATGAAGACCCATTCTTCAATCTTGATGACTTGAGGAATGCAATCCCTGATGATGAACAATATAGTGTTCCCGATTGTCAATCGCTGGAACATGTGAGCATTCACTCGGAAGACTCGGATGATGGGGGAAACTACGATGAACGGGTTGAAGACGATATATGGGGGGATATAAATGCAGATAACATCTACAATGCGAGGGGGATTGAGAATGAGGAATTCGGGTACCAAAATGGCAACTACGTGGGTAATGAGGGTTATGGTTACGGGTATCGCCGGAACGACGGATATGGAAACAACCGCCAACCACGAAATAATAATCAAAAGAACCGGGATAACGGTTATTGCAACAACAATAATAGTGCTAACCGAAACTGGATTCCCCAATTCGTGAAAGGTGGTAATCAACGTGGTAGTCAAGGTGGAGCTCGAGGCGGTGATAGAAGAGGTAACCGGAGACCGGTGGATCAAGAGGTTAATGGTCCACGTCGTCGTCTGCAACAAGTTCCTAGGGGTGTAAATGATCGTTTTAGCTCGGTGGTCACCGAAAATGACTCACCAATTGTTCCTCCACCCCGAGAATTTAGGTCCTTTGAATGCAAGCCCAACTATATTAACATCCTACTCACTTCAACG CCGCTCCAGTTGTTAACACAACCAGCGTCTCCAGCCATCAACCAGAACACCACTATCGCCATAGCTAGAAAACCAACCACTGGCGGTCCAACACTATTAAATCCATGTCTAAAAAAACCTCCACctccatcttcatcttcatcttcattctctCCCCCATTTGAAAATTCGAACAAATCTTCCTCCACAACCACTACCAAAGTCGAATCTCCTACTCCCCCACCATCTGCAGTGGAAGATTCGTTATCGAAAACCGGTGTTC TGGTAACAACTCAAGACCACCTACACCACCATTTCAAAACCGAGGCcataacaacaaccaaagaacACCCACATCCAAATTCCAACCGACAAAACCTTTTACCCACCAACATCGATGACCATAATGTCAACTCCGACCGTGGAGGTAACCATAGTCGCCGCAATCCTGCGAATGAAGACCCATTCTTCAATCTTGATGACTTGAGGAATGCAATCCCTGATGATGAACAATATAGTGTTCCCGATTGTCAATCGCTGGAACATGTGAGCATTCACTCGGAAGACTCGGATGATGGGGGAAACTACGATGAACGGGTTGAAGACGATATATGGGGGGATATAAATGCAGATAACATCTACAATGCGAGGGGGATTGAGAATGAGGAATTCGGGTACCAAAATGGCAACTACGTGGGTAATGAGGGTTATGGTTACGGGTATCGCCGGAACGACGGATATGGAAACAACCGCCAACCACGAAATAATAATCAAAAGAACCGGGATAACGGTTATTGCAACAACAATAATAGTGCTAACCGAAACTGGATTCCCCAATTCGTGAAAGGTGGTAATCAACGTGGTAGTCAAGGTGGAGATCGAGGCGGTGATAGAAGAGGTAACCGGAGACCGGTGGATCAAGAGGTTAATGGTCCACGTCGTCGTCTGCAACAAGTTCCTAGGGGTGTAAATGATCGTTTTAGCTCGGTGGTCACCGAAAATGACTCACCAATTGTTCCTCCACCCCGAGAATTTAG CAATGGCACCTTGTTAAACAACCATGAGGAAGATGATTGGGATTTTCTAGAGAGGATGAGTAAAAATTCAAAGGCGGTTGCATTGGCGGATAGAGCGAAACAGCATCTAACCTCAAGGTCTTGGCCCGACCGCGATGCTAATTCTAAAGATCGGATTGAAACATTGGAGCGGGAATTGGTccgcatgaagaagaaagaagtgGGTGCAGTACAATATACCGTATGTGAAGAATGTGGTGACATCGGTCACCGGACCGAGAATTGCCAAGCCATCGCAGATGTgaatcaagtgtatggagatcGAAGGCAATACGATGTGAACTCCAACACGTACCACCCCGGGTTTTGGAACCATCCTAACTTTAGATATGGTAATGCCTCCAACCAAATGAACACGAATTTTCAATCGGGAAATCAAGGTGGGTTTTCACACCAAAATCGCCAAATTGGTAACCAAGGGCATCAAAGTCGAGACAATTACCAAAGAGGTTACAATCAAGATGGTAACGGGTAG